From Clarias gariepinus isolate MV-2021 ecotype Netherlands chromosome 1, CGAR_prim_01v2, whole genome shotgun sequence:
TTTTAACATGCATGTGCAAGACTTATccaaaaaagtagaaaaagttCATATTTTGGTGGTTAACTTGTGTTTAAGTCACTGGAGGCACTAGTTAAAGAAAACCCAAGAACCTTGAAACGCCATCATTGATCACTACAACCTTAAAgacattacaataaaataacaaaaaaacaacttgtGTCCAGATAAGGTATTATTGGAAAACAAAAACCATTGCAATGGTAGAAGCTATTTATaggtattttatttctaaatgtaatttgttagtTCTAAGGCCGGgtgtttcatttctttattacaTCATCCCAATACTTTGCACTATTGTACAACTTGCTACTACTCACACTATCAGATAATTCTACATTATGGACATGTTTCATAAAAAGATAGGAGTCAATAATCATATCTGGGCACCAGCCAGAGACTGGCAGGGTGGGCAATAGAAAGAAGTAGACCAAAGAACATGGAGAGTTTACTGCCAATGCTCCTCATTAGAAAAGCTTTGTCACACAACACTGTTCCATTGTCTCTGCACTGTGTCCCTAGTGTGTTTCATTTTGCTATCTTATTCTCACACACATCTCACGCTGTTGTGTATGCGTACGTTATGTACTCTTCTGCGGTACTGTACTACTGTACTGTTATGTGTCCCATCATGGTGCCGCAGAACAACATTTCCATCCAATGTAATGTATAGTAGCTATAAAGAGGAGCGACAAGTAAAACCAACTTGACTTGACTGAGGCTCGACTCAACCTTTCCTACCTTTTGATCTATTCTGTTTATCAgccttaattattttttttgtgatttcacGAGACACCCGAAAACACActcaacaaacacacagataCTGTACAAACAGACGGATGTAATGAAAATGAAGTACAATTGAGACACCAGGCTAGTCAGATAACTCCACCCATGTCTCAGTTGCTTACTGTGCAAAATGTGCCATAGGTACAGtgtctcatgttttttttgtgtcattatCAGCTCCAATTTCCTGTTTCTTAGCTTCTGCCTGTTGGGcttgttaaacttttgtctttgtctttttggGGACCAGGGTTACAATTTATGAAACACACATGattatgcacatacagtatgtttggtgTGTTATTTGAAAGAGTTTCAGGTTAATATGAAAATAACACATCGAACATACTCggtcaaaacacagtattggtcctggttttattttattatgttatactgtatatataatgaagaaaatgtttgtgccaaagaagcaacttctgaagtttatacaacatagaagtgaccaatcttgctttccTAAAAGCTATAACTTTGCTAACTttagccgttttttttttttgagatatgattttatatgtgccccataaaaaggaaaatgtttcAGCATTATACAGTCTCCctacaaacaataataattttaaatgctaattattcatacttctttatgagtattaatactaaaattggtgtaagtgTCTAGttgcatatgacctgtaaaaaatgttgcctaaattaaaacattctgtaaaaaatttcggaccccccccccaataaaaaaatctgtagtgtccgtaaccatgccAAACCcataacaattttgcattttagactaATACATCTTTTAAGGTTAATGTCTTTTGatgtacaatttaattttaaaataaatgataatcaaTATTATTAAAAGGTCTGAATTccaaaaagttacggacactacataaaaaggGATTAAATTGTATatggaaaatgtgtttcatattatctgattaaaaaaataaacgcaTGCGTATTTACAAAAAACGAAGCATGGATCTGGAAATACGAAACACtgagtattatgaaaaatggtgttatatgatcctaactgaaaattcacattttcatctaggtgagacacttttttgcAGAAAAAGTTTTGGCCGACTGTAACTATATGATCATGTGTGTTTCATAATTGTTTTGTCTTTATGGAACCAGAGTcacaatttacagtataaaacataCATGATTATTTGCATATTAAATTGAAACTCTATTAAAGCTTAAAAGGATTTGatttttattcctatttataaccagaaaaaactaattaattcaTATGTATTTGATTCTTCCGTTATTACCCCTCAGTCATGACAAAAATAGTGGAACATGCGTTTCATTTACTGGAACATAATGGCCGGTGCATTCCAGTACTCCACAATTCTGACAATTACATGCTCaagtgcacacatgcacacacacacacacacacacacaaacaaacaaaagcacacACCTCTTTGGGTGAGAGGATGGAAATGTAGTCCTCATATATGAGGCGTGCCTTCTCCTTAATGACGCTCTTATTGGTCTCCTTGTTGAACTCTTCACAGGCTAGCCAGAAGAGCATGTTCTCCTCACTGAACTCGGTGCGTAGAAACTGTCGGAAGGCGCAGCGTCCAGCTGGGCAGCGCATTAGCTTGTCGAAGGATTGCCCCCATGAGCACACTTCGTCCATCGTTGGTTTTGGACTGCAATGAATAATAGTAGgggtttttattcatttactacAGAACTGCTACAACGTATGCAACGATACAGGAGAAATGTAAAGCACCAtgctgacaaaaaaaacaagaggttTGTGTCCTCACTGTACACGATGACTGTAATTTAATGCATAGCAAAATTATTTTGTGCTACTTAAATATTCATAACTGCTTCAGGTTCTGGGACAGTGTGCTATATTGGAGTAATTCCCGGTATTcgatataataaacattattgaGTGTAATATTCCCCTTAGATCCCTTAATTATAATGCTttgctaaatgttttacatcactCCCGCTAATTATACAAAAGGTAATTACATCTTACAGaggtttatttcattttaaacatgaattaACCAACCTCTCCTCGCAGTCAGCGGAGTCCTCGGTTTTGACGTCGTGCGATGCTTTCCGGTTCCTCTCCTCCCTGTCTTCATTCCTAACAGCGAGACTGCAAGGTATTAAGCACATCATGATCCGACAGAGACACAACACGCGGCAAACTAGGACGCCTCATATCAGCTTCCGATCcattattaatactattattgAACGTCTATACATCTGAGGTCTAATCGCTGACCTTTGCGTCCACTCCTGGCTGACCAACGCCATGTGCAAAGTCTGTTAGATCCAGGATTATTTGAGTAGAACATGACACTTGTTCACTTCCTCTCGTTTTACAGTGATGACACGAGCCACAGCGTAATGCACACATGACCGGTATGTCTGTAACTTGTGTTTCTAACGGAGAAATAAGCCTTCTGACTCACCTCATTAGAATCTAAGCGGTGACTCAAGCTAAAAATTCTCAATCAGTGTGCAGATGAGGTTTGGTTGTGAAGGAATGAGAAGACTCGTACCATGAGCAGCTACAGCAGCAGCACCAGCAGAAACAGCAGGCGTTCGAGGCACGCTCGCCCTGACCAGCCTGCTCGTGCTGGGCTGGCGCCGTTCCCGTCGTTGTGCCTCCCGCCACCAGCTCCTGCTGCCCCGACATCTGCCTCTTTCGCATCTCCATCCTCTCTGATCCCATGGGCTGCAGGAGACACCAGACCACTGAGACGCGCGGCCAACATCGCATACACGCTACACTCCTACAGtcttatttaattaacaaatgaaACCGGTGGCTTGTTATGCAATAATGAGGCCATGGCAAGTGGAGGAGGTTTTTGATCATTTTGCGTTTTTCAGGTTCTCCGTacttttgacattttcaggTTGTTTCAGACATTGCATTTATTTGAACCAATCCCATCAACAACAACCCAAGGACGGAGAAGACAATCGaacaattatttacaattacTTTATATGCCCTTTGCAGAAGATTGACTAGATCGATACAAATTAATCTTCCCCCACGAGATGACAAATGATAGTGAATCTTTGCGCATAGGCATGTTTCAACTAGAccataaataaagctgttctaACATGTCTTACACCACACTCCCCCACAAGCTGTAAGTGATATCTCCTCTGTTTCTGCAAAAGGAAGGAGCACCTTCTATTTGATGCTTGTGATAGCCTccattatcatatatatatatatatgtttttttattgacattGTTCACAAATTGTAAAGGATGAAACAAACTTAGTCATGTGGATCACCTGATTTAAACCTCTGATCTTtcctattttaattttttattctttaaatttgtacacTATCACTTCTGATGTGTTCTTTGGCAGTGTAAATGAGACGAACACCTGACAGAAGTGTAATCTCACATCTGTTGTGATTCTGTCTATTACTGGCTTGAATAAAGATTCAAACTTGGTAATGActaagttttactttttgtttctgCAGATTTCATACTTTCCCTCTTTCCACATAAAACAATTTTTGCACAGTAACATACCATCCGTATCTCTGCAAACATTTTTGCAGTAAATTGCGGTATATGTTTTCATACAAGTCATTATAACACATTCAAGCTTAACATCATCAATAAACAGAGGCAATGCTGCAGCACGTCTTCCAGGTGGGATAGTAGGCAatcccttctttcttttttcttccaccTCCATTTCAAGCTGCGTTCATGTCAAGTGTCCTGTACTGGACTGTATCTGCATCCTGAAATCCAATTCATGAGTACCTTGAATTCCTGTATAACGGGCTTATTTATCAAAGATGTCTTTACCATCAATCGTTTGTATTCCTTAACACACCCAACACATCCCATTTCCCTCATTTCAAAagattctatttaaaaaaaatcaacttcaCGGAATTTGGTTGAACACTTTAATATAATTCAGGTTGCTCGCCTTCCTCACACATCCAGCTATCAGTCCCCCATGCTTGATTTATAGCTCTAGTGACTGTTGATTTAACAGTAGGGGTTTTCCTGCGTGCACTATCCAAGCACTTACGGAGGCTCGCtttcatgaaaaacaaataatcagAACGCTATCAGCGTAcgaaaaaagaaatatagtaaTCAAAAGCAAATATGTTCTTTTCGCCGCACACCACTGAGCTGCTCTGCGTCCAGTGGCTTTCAAAGGGAACCAAGTAGCTAAATTGTAACATTGTAACACCTTTTCTACATACACTGTAGGCTGTGTGTTAATTCCACACTGGCTTCTTTTTGGGTAAAGCTGATGTTAGAGTATTcagtgaggatgaggaggatgaggaggaggagggggaggatgatgagggggaggaggagatgGGGGCGCATCTCCAACTGCAGTCTAAGCTCTTCATCAGTGATCACTGCCTTTTGGTCCATAAGCAGTGAGGtttcatattcacacacacacacacacacacacacaaacacatatactgATCACACTGGTTCTACTCATCTACAGCTGGCCTATAGACATAGAGATGGGTTGCCAAATAAAAACCTGATGCGGaacagaaggagagaaaaaaaaagaaatcaggaaaATTACACAAGCACAAGCGCGACGCACGCgagatcgttttttttttttttttttaaagagattgaTCTGCtcgatttttaaaataaaaacgatTAACGGATATGAATGTGGCCCCAGTGAAGGGCTCCAGCATcaccatttctctctctctctctctccatccatccatggcAAACGGGTCGGACCTCACACATGCCATGCCGCTTTCACacgtcaaaaaacaaaaaaacaaaaaacaaacctcGCCGTCACATCGACATCTGTGCGCGTATAAAGCAAAGCTGCCATGCCCATACTTACAATTTCACCATGTATGCCCAGAGATAAGAGATAATTCTTCGCCTTGATTACATCGGTTGGCATAAGGATTCCTTTTTCCTAAAGCCCGGCCGCTTGTGGTCAGTGCGCATGCGTGCCTCCCGCAACTCGCGGTGGCGGTATAGCGTAAAATCCGCTGCATGCCACCGACGCGCTGTGCGCCTTCTATCAgcgcgtctctctctctctctctctctctctggcctgTTACCTCcttacaacattattattattattattattattattattattgctgtaacACTATTGTTAAACCCCAGTCCCTATACTGCAGCAATaaagtaatattaaatattgtataCAGTTTTAGGAATGAGGATACTatactactattactattaatattaataatagaaatcatttattcattcatacatCTTTTATATCACTAATCCTGCAAAGGGTCACGTGGGTCTGGAGatagaccctggacagggtgccaatccatctcacggcacacacacacacacacacacagactgacaaGATCTTTTaaacactacaggaaatttggaaacagcATTCTGtccccaggaaaaaaaaacaccaagcagTGGGGAAAATCTGCAAACTCGAGTTGGGAACTGAACCCTACTGAagtatcttctatactgcttataatATACAGAGTaacagagggcctggagcctatcccaggatacttcaggcacaaggcaggaagcaccctggacagggtgtcaatctctcacagggcgcacacacacacacacacttagggtaatttgggaatgctacagggagagcatgcaaactctatgcacacataCCCcgtggtgggaatcgaacccagaccctggaggtgcaagttgacagggataaccactaagccactgtgccacctttcgctactacttctactactactctTCGTCATCATCtacttcttcatcatcatcatctacaccACCTCATACATCCAAGGTCTCAAGTTCTCTGCAGCCTAAGCtcaaatttctttatttgtggTCTCTTTATTTCACCCTGAGCCATATTAAAGACTAAAGCTAGGTTTAGTTCCAAGTGAAAGTGGAATTACGACATGCAATCACTACATCTTTAGTCTTAATGCCTACAGCTCTAGCAGGGTTAAATGACTTGGTGATGTCCtataaaaatggctaaaattcaGTTTTCTCCTCCAAGCTGCATGCTGGACTGGTGTGACTTGGTTGGTAGAATTTGTGGCATTTCCCTGAATGAAGCAACAGTCAATAACAATTCTTCTCATAATACTTTTAATACCACAATTTTACAGTCCAAGCACAGTCCATGGTCCACTCTGTCCATGGTCCTGAAACTGCACTATCTCACTTCTTCCATCAGTAACTGTACATTTCACCTGTCACTGAGCCCATTGGGATATTCTTCGGTTTCACCATCAGAAGTGGCTTCAAGTAGAACACACAAGAAGCCTTaactacatttatatttatggcaGAGCGACGTACATTTATagctgagcagttgagggtctATCTttggcactgctgggatttgagcTCATAACCTACTGATCAGTACTCAAATGTCTTTTACCACTGCCCTACGGTTTTTAAAATACCCTCAAAAACCCATTTCACTTGGATCTAAGACAATGAATTGGTTAAACATTAGAGAATGATTCtcctacttattattattattattattattattattattattattattattattggtgttaAGTGATTGATCTCACGAATTCACTATACTTCTTTTATAGACAATAATTGATCTCATAATAGTttgataaaattaatataaactaGATACAGTATGATTAAGTCTGCATGAATTGAATAATACTAACCTTTAATATGTGCGAAATTGCTGAAGCAAGGTTTATGTAAACAATAGCAATTATCACCCTATAACACATACTATATGGGTCCTTAAAGGATCTCACTTTGCACATAGTGCAATACTGACATCTGCTGGTCATCTGTCATAACacaatgtttaaacatgttatcatagttacatatacaagaatcaaataagaaaaaagtcaaaactaAATATGTAATTCACAGACTTTGCTAAATATGTCTCAGTAAATTCAAATAAagagaattattttatttcaatgctTAAATGCTTGTGAGAAAGAAATAGTAATAGGAGAATTGTATAAGCTCTA
This genomic window contains:
- the rgs20 gene encoding regulator of G-protein signaling 20 isoform X3, translating into MPHGGIVIRWEVSSVVWCINHTPSLMCGRLQWLLWACRNSESYQAPGSSENDTEYGHKGNKSEFPLSFEPMGSERMEMRKRQMSGQQELVAGGTTTGTAPAQHEQAGQGERASNACCFCWCCCCSCSCLAVRNEDREERNRKASHDVKTEDSADCEESPKPTMDEVCSWGQSFDKLMRCPAGRCAFRQFLRTEFSEENMLFWLACEEFNKETNKSVIKEKARLIYEDYISILSPKEVSLDSRVREVINKNMLEPTSHTFDDAQLQIYTLMQRDSYPRFMNSPVYKNLLKSVSEQCPES
- the rgs20 gene encoding regulator of G-protein signaling 20 isoform X1, which encodes MPTDVIKAKNYLLSLGIHGEIPMGSERMEMRKRQMSGQQELVAGGTTTGTAPAQHEQAGQGERASNACCFCWCCCCSCSCLAVRNEDREERNRKASHDVKTEDSADCEESPKPTMDEVCSWGQSFDKLMRCPAGRCAFRQFLRTEFSEENMLFWLACEEFNKETNKSVIKEKARLIYEDYISILSPKEVSLDSRVREVINKNMLEPTSHTFDDAQLQIYTLMQRDSYPRFMNSPVYKNLLKSVSEQCPES
- the rgs20 gene encoding regulator of G-protein signaling 20 isoform X2; this translates as MPTDVIKAKNYLLSLGIHGEIPMGSERMEMRKRQMSGQQELVAGGTTTGTAPAQHEQAGQGERASNACCFCWCCCCSCSWNEDREERNRKASHDVKTEDSADCEESPKPTMDEVCSWGQSFDKLMRCPAGRCAFRQFLRTEFSEENMLFWLACEEFNKETNKSVIKEKARLIYEDYISILSPKEVSLDSRVREVINKNMLEPTSHTFDDAQLQIYTLMQRDSYPRFMNSPVYKNLLKSVSEQCPES